In a genomic window of Methanogenium sp. S4BF:
- the tfrB gene encoding fumarate reductase (CoM/CoB) subunit TfrB — MNTITFTIERFDPETDPAPHTETYTVDINEGARVLHALHAVREQCDPTLSYRYCCMSGQCGSCAVRVNGEPVLACMHEAYDGMAVAPLNLPVERDLAVEMKSYLQDLAGITPGIFTGYLTMEANEAIRPIRDCIECLACVSECPAVAVTTFAGPTAMRQEMRIALDPRDDRDRAALSVDEGLFTCTTCQRCLEVCPKHIAIPGKAIEKLREIAHREGLTLPKHQTVAEMVRATGRSVDRIMPTVLEQVPEVIEPLDEVKGEVGFFVGCMYNGRLPDTALKMLAVLRRNGIRVIIPPEQVCCGSPLIRTGQTEYIRELKRINIGCFVDRGIETVLTMCAGCGSTLKNDYDTPFRVMDINELLDEYGVEPPASSSVPMTYHDPCHLRRGQGVTEEPRALLRKLTDDFREMPARCCGAGGGVRSGLPDEAADLGRDRRDAIAETGAAVVVTSCPFCEFHIGEHSDVPVINITTLLFEGYEAKDEASGEDSGWKDLPCRDAE, encoded by the coding sequence ATGAACACGATCACCTTTACCATCGAACGCTTTGACCCGGAGACGGACCCGGCACCGCATACCGAGACCTATACTGTGGATATAAACGAGGGGGCACGGGTGCTGCATGCCCTCCACGCAGTCCGCGAGCAGTGTGACCCGACACTTTCCTACCGCTACTGCTGCATGTCCGGCCAGTGCGGCAGCTGTGCGGTCCGGGTAAACGGCGAGCCGGTGCTCGCGTGCATGCACGAGGCCTATGACGGCATGGCAGTCGCCCCCCTGAACCTCCCGGTGGAGCGGGACCTCGCCGTGGAGATGAAAAGCTACCTGCAGGACCTTGCCGGGATCACACCGGGCATCTTCACCGGTTACCTGACGATGGAGGCAAACGAGGCAATCCGGCCCATCCGGGACTGTATCGAATGCCTCGCCTGCGTCTCCGAGTGCCCCGCGGTTGCCGTCACCACCTTTGCGGGGCCGACAGCGATGCGTCAGGAGATGCGCATCGCCCTTGACCCGCGGGACGACCGGGACCGTGCGGCCCTCTCTGTCGACGAGGGCCTCTTTACGTGCACCACCTGCCAGCGCTGCCTTGAAGTCTGCCCGAAACATATTGCGATTCCGGGGAAGGCCATCGAGAAGCTGCGGGAGATCGCCCATCGCGAGGGCCTCACCCTGCCGAAGCACCAGACGGTCGCAGAGATGGTCCGCGCCACCGGACGAAGCGTGGACCGCATCATGCCCACCGTGCTGGAGCAGGTACCGGAAGTGATCGAACCGCTGGATGAAGTGAAAGGCGAAGTGGGCTTCTTTGTCGGCTGCATGTACAACGGACGTCTGCCGGACACCGCCCTGAAGATGCTTGCAGTGCTGCGCAGAAACGGCATCCGTGTCATCATCCCTCCCGAACAGGTATGCTGCGGCTCACCGCTGATACGGACCGGCCAGACGGAATATATCCGCGAACTCAAACGGATTAATATCGGGTGCTTCGTCGACCGGGGCATCGAAACCGTCCTCACGATGTGTGCCGGGTGCGGCTCAACCCTGAAGAACGATTACGACACGCCCTTCCGGGTGATGGATATCAATGAACTGCTGGACGAATACGGCGTCGAACCGCCGGCCTCATCCTCTGTTCCCATGACCTACCACGACCCCTGCCATCTCCGCCGGGGTCAGGGCGTTACCGAAGAGCCGCGGGCCCTGCTCCGTAAACTGACAGACGATTTCCGTGAGATGCCCGCACGCTGCTGCGGGGCGGGGGGTGGTGTCCGCTCCGGGCTTCCCGATGAAGCAGCAGACCTCGGCCGTGACCGCCGGGATGCCATTGCAGAGACCGGTGCAGCCGTTGTTGTCACCTCATGCCCGTTCTGTGAGTTTCATATTGGTGAGCACTCCGACGTCCCCGTCATCAACATCACGACCCTCCTTTTTGAGGGATATGAAGCAAAGGATGAGGCGTCAGGTGAGGATTCCGGGTGGAAAGACCTCCCCTGCAGGGACGCCGAATAG
- a CDS encoding HEAT repeat domain-containing protein codes for MRPSPAWKAGVLILLLLAVCICGCAENAAGDAGTGGVIQEQIQALSSDDPEAELAAINALIGAGEPAVQPIIDSFAAGDNKTRIYGAFILREIGEPAVSPLVAALDSENPDTRMICATTLVGIGAPAVPYLLDALERGDSDTQKVKEVIIRIGEPAVPALQAAALSTNPDYAREADALIKSIYFSAQYKAGALNGVQNGTAAAAD; via the coding sequence ATGCGACCATCTCCGGCATGGAAGGCCGGTGTCCTGATTCTTCTGCTCCTCGCCGTCTGCATCTGCGGATGCGCAGAGAATGCAGCAGGGGATGCAGGCACCGGCGGGGTGATTCAAGAGCAGATACAGGCACTTTCTTCTGACGATCCGGAGGCGGAACTTGCCGCCATCAACGCCCTAATCGGGGCCGGTGAACCCGCCGTCCAGCCAATCATTGACTCCTTTGCCGCGGGTGACAACAAGACCCGTATATACGGTGCATTTATTCTCCGGGAGATTGGGGAACCGGCGGTTTCACCGCTGGTGGCCGCTCTGGATTCTGAGAACCCTGACACCCGGATGATCTGTGCGACGACCCTTGTGGGTATCGGTGCGCCTGCGGTGCCGTACCTGCTTGACGCCCTCGAACGCGGTGATTCAGACACACAGAAGGTAAAAGAGGTCATCATCCGGATTGGTGAACCGGCTGTACCCGCGCTGCAGGCGGCCGCCCTGAGTACAAATCCGGACTATGCCCGTGAAGCAGACGCCCTCATTAAGTCAATCTATTTCAGTGCTCAATACAAGGCCGGAGCATTGAATGGCGTGCAGAACGGGACTGCTGCGGCAGCAGACTAA